TGTTGAGATACATTGGCATGCATTAGTCCTATATCCACTatgataatattaatttatttatttatttttaatatgtacGAAAGAGTGCTATGGTAATATTACTACTATGCTTTTTTCATGACCAAGCAACAGAATATATGGGATTGTACAAGCTCTATTGATGAATATCTATGTGTTGTGTTTGTTTAAGcccttttttgtatttataagtACAAATAGAATTTAGGCATCATAAAAACTCATAAACTGGCTATAAAATTAGAGGTTTCAAGGATTTACCTCtcatgaacttttttttttttttttggtcaggTATTAGGACCaatgttgttgatttttttttttttttttttttttttttttaaaataagtaaacaatattattaataaggattggcatagcccaagtacacaagatggtatacaagagttTGATGTTATTATAAACACATTTGTATTTAAGATTGCTTTTGCACTCTGTAGTTTAAGCAATGCTTGAACAAGGATTTTGATTTTCCCTTTTCATGGAAGGAGAACTTTTAGTGCTTcaaattgaatattatatatattggacCTGCCCTTCCTTTTGCAGGAAtcccaaaaaaagaaatgtaTCTTGTGAACACGGAAAGATTTTCTCCCTCAAAATATTTGTGCCCATTAATGGTTGCTCCTAAAAGTAAAAGAGGACATTTGTATCCAGTACCTGAACTTTCTGACCTTATTTAAAGCTTCAGTTGTTTTCTTACTTACTGGCTTACAATTACACAAGTCAGCACTTCTTATGATGTTGGTTTAAATATTGGTGCTTTCAAGATGGATAGAGGCGAGGGACGTATGGTTATAGCTTTTCTGAATCCTTGTTGGGGATTTGTATTTGGAAGTCTATTAAGAAGGCAGCCCACCTTTAAGTGGGATCAATTTCAGCATGATATGTGGTGTAGGCACTGTTCAATCTGTGAGAATTTTGAAGTTGGATATTTTATGAGTAGAGGGGTCTAGGACGTACTGCATTTCCTTGGCAAAGTTCTTGCCCTCTATAATGATTTCAAGGGGTTCTAATTGTAATCTTAACTggttcttttggagtataggcttaGATGTGGGTTGAGCTTTTTTTGAGTCGTGACAAAGGAATATAGGGAAATTGTGATCGACTCCTTATTTGTTTGTTAGCTTGTCAATGATGATTTATTGCTTTGTTTGTAAATATACTTGGGGAATGGCACTTCTAACACCCACAACAATGGGGAGGTGGGTATGGTTTCAGTTTAACTCTCATGGGGAGTGTGCGAGTCATTTACCAATgcgtgcacacacacacacacaaactaTGGGTAATGCCATGGTTGAGTACATTCCTTGATATTTGATGTGATTGTTGAATGGCAGGTCTAACCATAGTGGACGATGATGCTGAAACCGGAAATGAAAGACAAATCCTTACTGATAGTCATTTGTCTGGTAAATGTGGTTCTGAAGCACTGGAGACACATTCCAATATCATGGCTGAAAAAGAATTGTTACCAGCAGATATTCCAGCCTGTATAATGAAATGCAAATCAGTTTTCAAGTGCCGGATATGCCCTAGAATTATCTGTTTGAATGAAGAGACTCTAAGGGCTCATCTAGACTCCAAGGTGAGATGTCTCGCATATTTCTTCCTCTCCTCTTCATTCCCCTCATTTTTACGAGGGTTAATCTCTCTCACCTTGGTTTGGGAAGGATGATGGTAGTTGATTTGAATGATGGATGATGGCTCAGGTAGTAACACTCTTTATACCTTTATATTTCTTAGCATTTGTGTGCTTAGTCAATTACGTGGTCTGTGGTTCTAAAAGTGAGGAACTCAAGTTGGCATGATAAATTTAGGGGAAAAGTTGTCTGTGCACGAACTCACCTCAGCCATCACTATCCTGCTGTGTCAGAGTATTCTTCTTTGTTATGATTAGGGCACCATGTCGTCTTTCTCATATGTTCTGGCAACTACTTAATAGTGCACTTACTTACTCTCCTTaccttttatttcttaaaataagTACCTTTGGCCAATTTCGTAGTACGTGGTTTGGTAACATGTACTTCTATTTGTCGTAATGAAGCAAGATGAGAGTAATGTCTCATAACTCACCTTAGCCACCACCCTCCTGGGTTTCTGTATGTTGTGCCATTAGCCCTCGAGTTTATTTGAATTGTGAGAATCGTCACCATATTGTATTTTGTTAGAGGGCCTTACATTGTTGTCCTAATTGTTACTCTTTCGATGTCTTAGAGACATGCTCGGTCTGAGAAATTACTGAATGAAGGTAGACTGAAGGCTATACTCAACAGTGATGGGGAAATTGAGAACCAAGAGACTCCCGCAGAGATGAATGCTCGAATTTTAGCTCTTCCGCTGgttagtatttttaatttgaagGTTCCAGCacaatgttttaaaaaacaGATTGAAGAGTACATCTTTATACAAGATGCTAATGCTTCTCTGCTAATGTCAGAataacaaaaaaaggaaaagcagAAACAGGCTTGGAGAGGAGAAGAGACAAATAAAGaaggtaattaaggttttataTCTTGATGCTATAATTTAATCTGAGCTTTAAGCTTATTACGGTTTATCTGATTGCTTGATGTGAGTAGGAAATGGGATATGAAGAGAACATAAAGAAAGCAAGGAAGTTGACGAAAGGTCCATCCAAGAAAAGGCATAAAAATGAGAACTGAAGAACGTTGCGTATTTTTGTTTGCCTTACTGCTGGAGAGAATATGAAAGCTAGAGATGAATCAAGAATTTGAACATTTCTTCAGCTACTAA
The genomic region above belongs to Carya illinoinensis cultivar Pawnee chromosome 4, C.illinoinensisPawnee_v1, whole genome shotgun sequence and contains:
- the LOC122308317 gene encoding uncharacterized protein LOC122308317 isoform X2; translation: MIKRRFYKLEHADKDQASDSSSSSDSELEAEAIDDSDDDVVAEVKENEESCSTSSGLTIVDDDAETGNERQILTDSHLSGKCGSEALETHSNIMAEKELLPADIPACIMKCKSVFKCRICPRIICLNEETLRAHLDSKRHARSEKLLNEGRLKAILNSDGEIENQETPAEMNARILALPLNNKKRKSRNRLGEEKRQIKKEMGYEENIKKARKLTKGPSKKRHKNEN
- the LOC122308317 gene encoding uncharacterized protein LOC122308317 isoform X1, which gives rise to MIKRRFYKLEHADKDQASDSSSSSDSELEAEAIDDSDDDVVAEVKENEESCSTSSGYECEDSSANEVDLDSSGLTIVDDDAETGNERQILTDSHLSGKCGSEALETHSNIMAEKELLPADIPACIMKCKSVFKCRICPRIICLNEETLRAHLDSKRHARSEKLLNEGRLKAILNSDGEIENQETPAEMNARILALPLNNKKRKSRNRLGEEKRQIKKEMGYEENIKKARKLTKGPSKKRHKNEN